One genomic segment of Mangifera indica cultivar Alphonso chromosome 6, CATAS_Mindica_2.1, whole genome shotgun sequence includes these proteins:
- the LOC123218301 gene encoding L-ascorbate oxidase homolog: MGENRVLCSLVVLVLFLVLPGVNGDNPYRFITWKITYGDIYPLGVKQQGILINGLFPGPHIDAITNDNLIISVYNYLREPFLISWNGLQQRRNSWQDGVYGTTCPILPGKNFTYVFQAKDQIGSYFYFPSLGLHKAAGAFGSIRIWSRPKIPVPFPSPANDFIILAGDWYKTNHYILRRYLDAGRKLPNPDGLLINGRGWNGNTFTVDPGRTYRFRISNVGIATSINFRIQGHKMKLVEVEGSHTLQNAYSALDIHLGQSYSVLVTADQPAKDYYIVVSSRFTTPVLTTTSILHYSNSHIGVSGPIPGGPTTEIDWSLNQARSIRWNLTASGPRPNPQGSYHYGMIKISRTIMLANSAPLMNGKQRYAINSVSYISPDTPLKLADYFKIPGVFNLGSMPTNPTWGNAYLQTAVMAANFREFIEIVFQNWEDTVQSYHIDGYSFFVVGMDGGQWTPASRASYNLRDTVARCTTQVYPRSWTAIYMALDNVGMWNIRSENWSRQYLGQQFYLRVYSSANSWRDELPIPKNALLCGRARGRHTRPF; the protein is encoded by the exons ATGGGAGAAAACAGGGTTCTCTGTTCCCTCGTTGTTCTAGTTTTGTTCCTTGTTCTTCCTGGCGTCAATGGTGACAATCCTTACAGATTCATCACGTGGAAAATTACATACGGTGACATCTACCCTCTTGGTGTTAAGCAACAG GGAATCTTGATTAATGGGCTGTTTCCAGGGCCTCACATCGATGCAATTACTAATGATAACCTGATTATAAGTGTTTACAATTATCTAAGAGAACCATTCCTCATCTCTTG gaATGGGCTGCAGCAAAGAAGGAATTCATGGCAGGATGGAGTTTATGGAACCACCTGTCCAATCCTACCTGGAAAAAACTTCACATATGTCTTCCAAGCCAAGGACCAGATTGGTAGCTATTTCTACTTCCCATCACTTGGTTTGCATAAGGCTGCTGGTGCATTTGGTAGCATTAGAATTTGGAGCCGTCCAAAGATTCCTGTGCCTTTCCCTTCCCCTGCTAATGATTTCATCATACTTGCTGGAGACTGGTACAAGACAAACCATTAT attttaagACGCTATTTGGACGCTGGTAGAAAGCTTCCCAACCCTGATGGACTTCTCATTAATGGTCGTGGATGGAATGGAAACACATTCACAGTTGATCCAG GGAGAACATATAGGTTCAGGATATCCAATGTGGGGATTGCAACTTCAATTAACTTCAGGATACAAGGACACAAGATGAAATTGGTAGAAGTAGAGGGTTCTCATACACTACAGAACGCCTATTCTGCACTTGACATTCATCTGGGACAATCCTATTCAGTCTTGGTCACTGCAGATCAGCCTGCAAAGGACTACTACATTGTTGTTTCGTCACGCTTCACCACTCCTGTGCTCACAACAACGTCCATTCTTCACTACAGCAATTCGCACATTGGTGTCTCTGGCCCAATCCCTGGAGGTCCTACTACTGAGATTGATTGGTCACTCAACCAGGCTAGATCAATTCG ATGGAATTTGACTGCAAGTGGACCAAGGCCTAATCCTCAAGGATCTTATCATTATGGAATGATCAAAATCAGTCGCACGATCATGCTAGCTAACTCTGCTCCTCTTATGAATGGCAAGCAGCGGTATGCTATCAACAGTGTTTCATATATTTCACCAGACACTCCATTAAAACTAGCGGACTACTTCAAGATTCCTGGAGTCTTCAACCTTGGAAGCATGCCTACCAATCCCACTTGGGGAAATGCGTATCTTCAGACTGCAGTCATGGCTGCCAACTTCCGGGAGTTTATTGAGATTGTCTTCCAAAACTGGGAGGACACCGTGCAGTCTTATCACATTGACGGCTATTCCTTCTTTGTTGTTGG GATGGATGGTGGGCAGTGGACACCAGCAAGTAGAGCTAGCTACAATTTGAGGGACACAGTTGCTCGATGCACCACTCAG GTTTATCCGAGGTCATGGACTGCAATATACATGGCCCTGGACAATGTGGGGATGTGGAACATAAGATCTGAGAACTGGTCAAGGCAGTACTTGGGTCAGCAATTCTATCTCAGAGTTTACTCTTCTGCTAACTCATGGAGAGATGAACTTCCAATTCCAAAGAATGCTCTTCTTTGTGGCCGGGCAAGAGGCCGCCACACGAGGCCTTTCTGA
- the LOC123219593 gene encoding agamous-like MADS-box protein AGL29 codes for MSSSSCSGEQQQEAEPIRIEKKRNGTGRKKIEMKKIEKNSSRQVAFSKRRKGLFKKGWELCQLCDAMIAIIVFSPKGRVYSYGHPSVDGVIDQFQREEDEENQYNVGNERGSISLSHEENCETDCVSENSTAEDEEEEEEEEYWWEEDIEGLELEELERRRACMEKLRDNMASSLEDIMERKFCGRDPLGNDGVPG; via the coding sequence ATGTCATCGTCGTCGTGTTCGGGGGAGCAGCAGCAGGAGGCAGAGCCGATTAGAATAGAGAAGAAACGTAATGGGACTGGACGGAAGAAGATTGAGATgaagaaaatagagaagaattCAAGTCGACAAGTCGCATTCTCCAAGAGAAGAAAAGGTTTATTCAAAAAGGGTTGGGAACTTTGCCAGTTATGTGATGCGATGATTGCTATAATTGTGTTTTCTCCTAAAGGGAGAGTTTATAGTTATGGCCACCCTTCTGTTGACGGTGTTATTGACCAGTTTcagagagaagaagatgaagaaaatcaaTACAATGTGGGAAATGAAAGAGGGTCTATTTCATTATCACATGAAGAGAATTGTGAAACTGATTGTGTTTCTGAGAATTCCACCGCAGAAGacgaggaggaggaggaggaggaggagtaCTGGTGGGAGGAGGATATAGAGGGATTAGAGTTGGAGGAATTAGAGAGGAGAAGGGCTTGTATGGAGAAGTTGAGAGACAATATGGCTTCTTCACTTGAAGATATAATGGAGCGTAAATTTTGTGGGAGGGATCCCTTAGGAAATGACGGGGTCCCCGGTTAG
- the LOC123219591 gene encoding agamous-like MADS-box protein AGL61: MCSSSSAEQQQDQEAEPIRIKKKRNGTGRKKIEMKKIEKNSSRKVAFSKRRKGLFKKGCELCRLCGAMIAIIVFSPKGRVYSYGYPTADFVIKQFQSEADEENQYNVGDERGSISLPHEENCETDCVSENSATEEEEENEEVYWWEEDIEGLELEELERRRACMEELRDNMASSLEEIMERRFSERDLLGNDRVPR; the protein is encoded by the coding sequence ATGTGTTCATCGTCTTCGGCGGAGCAGCAGCAAGATCAGGAGGCAGAGCCGATTAGAATAAAGAAGAAACGTAACGGGACCGGACGGAAGAAGATCGAGATgaagaaaatagagaagaattCGAGTCGAAAAGTTGCATtctcaaagagaagaaaaggttTATTCAAAAAGGGTTGTGAACTTTGCCGGTTATGTGGTGCGATGATCGCTATAATTGTGTTTTCTCCCAAAGGGAGAGTTTATAGTTATGGCTACCCAACTGCTGATTTTGTTATTAAGCAGTTTCAGAGTGAAGCAGATGAAGAAAATCAATACAATGTGGGTGATGAAAGAGGGTCTATATCATTACCACATGAAGAGAATTGTGAGACTGATTGTGTTTCAGAGAATTCCGccacagaagaagaagaggagaatGAGGAGGTGTATTGGTGGGAGGAGGATATAGAGGGATTAGAGTTGGAGGAACTCGAGAGGAGAAGGGCCTGTATGGAGGAGTTGAGAGACAATATGGCTTCTTCCCTTGAGGAGATAATGGAGCGTAGATTTTCTGAGAGGGACCTTTTAGGAAATGACAGGGTCCCTCGCTAG
- the LOC123218051 gene encoding glucan endo-1,3-beta-glucosidase 1-like isoform X1 encodes MENSKLTLFIFLYFTVIYTAKAANPDSEPFVGINIGTDVSNLLSPADLVSFLQLQKITHIRLYDADPDILRALAKTKIRVIISVPDNQLLAIGTSNTTAASWVGRNVVAFYPETVITAIAVGDEVLTTIPSSAPILLPAIESLYSALVAANLHTIIKISTPHAASIILDPFPPSQAFFNQSLSSVMLPLLQFLSKTQSPLMMNLYPYYVFMENKGVVPLDNSLFKPLTPSKEMVDPNTLLHYTNVLDAMIDAAYFSMKNLNITDVEVLVTESGWPSKGDSKESYATIDNADTYNSNLIKHVLDRSGTPFHPEITSNVYIYELFNEDLRSPPVSEANWGLFYANSTPVYLLQVSGSGTFLANDTTNQTYCIAMDGVDSKILQAALDWACGPGKANCSEIQPGENCYQPNNVKNHASYAFDSYYHKEEKSPGSCDFKGVAMITTTDPSHGSCIFPGSKKVDNKTKESVNSTQISDAADRLRFMTLSSNQISAITVAFSVLFFIPSMSPSWWL; translated from the exons ATGGAAAATTCTAAACTTACCCTTTTCATCTTCCTTTACTTTACTGTAATCTACACAG CTAAAGCAGCAAACCCGGATAGTGAACCGTTTGTTGGGATTAACATTGGCACAGATGTCTCGAACCTACTCTCACCAGCTGATTTGGTTTCATTTTTGCAACTGCAGAAGATTACGCACATTAGGCTGTATGATGCAGACCCTGACATTCTGAGAGCTCTGGCCAAAACCAAAATTCGGGTCATCATTAGTGTGCCAGATAATCAGCTTCTTGCAATTGGGACCTCAAATACAACTGCAGCTTCGTGGGTTGGAAGAAATGTTGTGGCTTTTTATCCTGAAACAGTCATTACAGCCATTGCAGTAGGTGATGAGGTTTTAACAACTATACCCTCTTCAGCTCCAATTTTACTTCCAGCAATTGAGAGTCTTTATAGTGCGTTAGTGGCTGCAAATTTGCATACAATAATTAAGATTTCAACTCCTCATGCAGCGTCTATAATTCTTGATCCATTTCCTCCTTCACAGGCTTTTTTTAACCAGAGTTTGAGTTCAGTAATGTTGCCTTTGCTTCAGTTTTTATCGAAAACTCAGTCACCATTAATGATGAATCTTTATCCATACTATGTGTTTATGGAAAACAAAGGTGTTGTGCCTCTTGATAACTCGCTGTTTAAACCGTTGACACCGTCCAAGGAGATGGTTGATCCTAATACTTTGCTGCATTATACGAATGTGCTAGATGCAATGATTGATGCTGCGTATTTTTCAATGAAGAACTTGAATATTAcagatgttgaggttcttgtCACAGAAAGTGGTTGGCCTTCGAAGGGGGATTCGAAGGAGTCTTATGCTACTATTGACAATGCGGATACttataattcgaatttgattaaGCATGTTTTAGACCGTAGTGGAACTCCTTTTCACCCAGAAATTACTTCTAATGTCTATATCTATGAGTTGTTCAATGAGGACTTAAGGTCACCACCAGTATCAGAAGCAAATTGGGGGCTGTTTTATGCAAATTCAACCCCAGTTTATTTGCTACAAGTATCAGGAAGTGGGACTTTTCTGGCTAATGATACAACAAATCAGACTTATTGTATTGCAATGGATGGTGTTGATTCAAAGATATTGCAGGCGGCATTGGATTGGGCATGTGGTCCTGGGAAGGCAAATTGTAGTGAGATTCAACCAGGGGAGAATTGTTATCAGCCTAATAATGTGAAGAATCATGCTTCTTATGCCTTTGATAGCTATTACCATAAAGAAGAGAAGTCTCCTGGGTCTTGTGACTTCAAAGGTGTGGCCATGATCACCACAACTGATCCAA GTCATGGGAGCTGTATATTTCCAGGAAG TAAGAAGGTTGACAATAAGACAAAAGAGTCTGTAAACTCAACCCAGATAAGTGATGCAGCAGATAGATTAAGATTCATGACCCTCAGCAGCAACCAAATAAGTGCAATTACTGTAGCTTTCTCTGTTTTGTTCTTCATTCCTTCTATGAGTCCATCATGGTGGCTGTAA
- the LOC123218051 gene encoding glucan endo-1,3-beta-glucosidase 1-like isoform X2 → MENSKLTLFIFLYFTVIYTAKAANPDSEPFVGINIGTDVSNLLSPADLVSFLQLQKITHIRLYDADPDILRALAKTKIRVIISVPDNQLLAIGTSNTTAASWVGRNVVAFYPETVITAIAVGDEVLTTIPSSAPILLPAIESLYSALVAANLHTIIKISTPHAASIILDPFPPSQAFFNQSLSSVMLPLLQFLSKTQSPLMMNLYPYYVFMENKGVVPLDNSLFKPLTPSKEMVDPNTLLHYTNVLDAMIDAAYFSMKNLNITDVEVLVTESGWPSKGDSKESYATIDNADTYNSNLIKHVLDRSGTPFHPEITSNVYIYELFNEDLRSPPVSEANWGLFYANSTPVYLLQVSGSGTFLANDTTNQTYCIAMDGVDSKILQAALDWACGPGKANCSEIQPGENCYQPNNVKNHASYAFDSYYHKEEKSPGSCDFKGVAMITTTDPSHGSCIFPGRCELLAFL, encoded by the exons ATGGAAAATTCTAAACTTACCCTTTTCATCTTCCTTTACTTTACTGTAATCTACACAG CTAAAGCAGCAAACCCGGATAGTGAACCGTTTGTTGGGATTAACATTGGCACAGATGTCTCGAACCTACTCTCACCAGCTGATTTGGTTTCATTTTTGCAACTGCAGAAGATTACGCACATTAGGCTGTATGATGCAGACCCTGACATTCTGAGAGCTCTGGCCAAAACCAAAATTCGGGTCATCATTAGTGTGCCAGATAATCAGCTTCTTGCAATTGGGACCTCAAATACAACTGCAGCTTCGTGGGTTGGAAGAAATGTTGTGGCTTTTTATCCTGAAACAGTCATTACAGCCATTGCAGTAGGTGATGAGGTTTTAACAACTATACCCTCTTCAGCTCCAATTTTACTTCCAGCAATTGAGAGTCTTTATAGTGCGTTAGTGGCTGCAAATTTGCATACAATAATTAAGATTTCAACTCCTCATGCAGCGTCTATAATTCTTGATCCATTTCCTCCTTCACAGGCTTTTTTTAACCAGAGTTTGAGTTCAGTAATGTTGCCTTTGCTTCAGTTTTTATCGAAAACTCAGTCACCATTAATGATGAATCTTTATCCATACTATGTGTTTATGGAAAACAAAGGTGTTGTGCCTCTTGATAACTCGCTGTTTAAACCGTTGACACCGTCCAAGGAGATGGTTGATCCTAATACTTTGCTGCATTATACGAATGTGCTAGATGCAATGATTGATGCTGCGTATTTTTCAATGAAGAACTTGAATATTAcagatgttgaggttcttgtCACAGAAAGTGGTTGGCCTTCGAAGGGGGATTCGAAGGAGTCTTATGCTACTATTGACAATGCGGATACttataattcgaatttgattaaGCATGTTTTAGACCGTAGTGGAACTCCTTTTCACCCAGAAATTACTTCTAATGTCTATATCTATGAGTTGTTCAATGAGGACTTAAGGTCACCACCAGTATCAGAAGCAAATTGGGGGCTGTTTTATGCAAATTCAACCCCAGTTTATTTGCTACAAGTATCAGGAAGTGGGACTTTTCTGGCTAATGATACAACAAATCAGACTTATTGTATTGCAATGGATGGTGTTGATTCAAAGATATTGCAGGCGGCATTGGATTGGGCATGTGGTCCTGGGAAGGCAAATTGTAGTGAGATTCAACCAGGGGAGAATTGTTATCAGCCTAATAATGTGAAGAATCATGCTTCTTATGCCTTTGATAGCTATTACCATAAAGAAGAGAAGTCTCCTGGGTCTTGTGACTTCAAAGGTGTGGCCATGATCACCACAACTGATCCAA GTCATGGGAGCTGTATATTTCCAGGAAGGTGCGAATTACTGGCTTTCTTG TAA
- the LOC123219166 gene encoding 5'-adenylylsulfate reductase 1, chloroplastic-like yields the protein MALAATSSSKVISGSGFPLSSLSSEIKVSQIGSFRLFDRPHVASTTLSQRRSLVKPVNAEPKRNDTIVPLAATVVAPEVEEKAEVVEEDYEQLAEELQDASPLQIMDKALEKFGNDIAIAFSGAEDVALIEYAHLTGRPFRVFSLDTGRLNPETYKFFDTVEKHYGIRIEYMFPDAVEVQGLVRSKGLFSFYEDGHQECCRVRKVRPLRRALKGLRAWITGQRKDQSPGTRSEIPVVQVDPVFEGMDGGVGSLVKWNPVANVKGNDIWNFLHAMDVPVNSLHSQGYISIGCEPCTRPVLPGQHEREGRWWWEDAKAKECGLHKGNLKEDSAAQVHGNKNGSSAVSDIFNSQNLVNLTRTGVENLARMGNRQEPWIVVLYAPWCQFCQAMEGSYVELADKLAGSGVKVGKFRADGDQKEYAKQELQLGSFPTILFFPKHSSKPIKYTSEKRDVDSLMAFVNALR from the exons ATGGCTCTTGCTGCTACTTCTTCTTCTAAAGTTATCTCGGGATCAGGCTTTCCTCTCTCGAGTTTGTCAAGTGAAATCAAAG TTTCACAAATTGGTTCGTTCCGGTTATTTGACCGGCCGCACGTGGCATCCACAACTCTGTCTCAGCGGCGGAGTTTGGTGAAGCCGGTGAATGCGGAGCCGAAACGGAATGATACGATTGTGCCACTTGCAGCAACCGTGGTGGCTCCTG AAGTTGAAGAGAAAGCTGAGGTAGTGGAGGAGGACTATGAACAACTGGCTGAGGAGCTTCAAGATGCTTCGCCTCTTCAGATTATGGATAAAGCTCTTGAGAAATTCGGAAATGACATAGCTATTGCTTTCAG TGGTGCGGAAGATGTCGCTTTGATTGAATATGCACATTTAACTGGTAGACCATTTAGGGTGTTTAGTCTTGATACTGGGAGGTTGAACCCAGAAACGTACAAATTCTTTGACACAGTAGAGAAACATTATGGTATCCGGATTGAGTACATGTTTCCAGATGCTGTTGAAGTTCAGGGATTAGTGAGGAGCAAGGGgctcttttctttttatgaagATGGGCACCAAGAATGCTGCCGTGTGAGGAAGGTGAGGCCCCTTAGGAGGGCTCTTAAGGGTTTGCGTGCCTGGATCACTGGCCAGAGGAAAGATCAGTCCCCGGGTACTAGATCTGAGATTCCTGTTGTTCAGGTGGATCCAGTTTTTGAGGGAATGGATGGTGGTGTTGGCAGCTTGGTGAAGTGGAACCCTGTGGCTAATGTTAAGGGTAATGACATTTGGAACTTCCTTCATGCCATGGATGTGCCTGTGAATTCATTGCACTCACAAGGGTACATCTCAATTGGGTGCGAGCCTTGCACAAGGCCTGTTCTTCCAGGGCAACATGAAAGGGAAGGAAGGTGGTGGTGGGAGGATGCCAAGGCTAAAGAGTGTGGCCTCCACAAGGGAAATCTAAAAGAGGACAGTGCAGCCCAAGTGCATGGAAATAAAAATGGATCTTCTGCAGTCAGTGACATTTTCAATTCCCAGAATTTGGTGAATTTGACTAGGACCGGTGTGGAGAATTTAGCGAGAATGGGTAACAGACAGGAGCCATGGATTGTTGTGCTCTATGCCCCATGGTGCCAATTTTGCCAg GCAATGGAGGGATCATATGTTGAGTTGGCTGACAAGCTGGCCGGAAGTGGTGTGAAAGTTGGAAAGTTCAGAGCAGATGGTGACCAGAAGGAATATGCTAAGCAAGAATTGCAGCTGGGAAGCTTCCCAACAATACTGTTTTTCCCTAAACACTCATCAAAGCCAATTAAGTACACATCCGAAAAGAGGGATGTGGATTCATTGATGGCTTTTGTCAATGCCCTTAGGTGA